CTCCGTCTTTCCGCGCTTCGCGGTGGAGCACCTTCCGACGGGGGTGCGCGGGCTGGTGGTGGCGGCGATCCTGGCGGCGGCGATGTCGTCGTCGCTCAACGCACTGGCGGCCGTGTCCGTGCACGACATCTACGTGCCGCTCACCGGGCGCGGCGGCGAGGCCCACCTGCTGGCGGTGGGGAAGCGTTTCACCCTCTTCTGGGGCGCGGTGATGATCGTGGTGTCGCTCGCCTTCCAGTGGGTCGCGTCGGGGACGCCGCTGGTGGTGATCGCCCTGCAGATCGCCTCGTTCACCTACGGCGGGCTGCTGGGAGGCTTCCTGCTGGGGCTCGTTTCGAAGCGCGCGCGGGAGCGTGACGCCATTGCGGGCATGGCGGTTGCCGTCGCGGGGATGGCGGCGCTGTGGGCGCTGCAGCAGTTCGGCGCGATTCCCAAGGTGATCGACACCCTGTGGTTCGCGCTGCTGGGCTCGGCCATCACCGTGGCCGTGGGCTCGGCGACGGCCCGGCTGCGGCCCGGCCCGCCGAAGCCTGAGCCGCTTGGCGCATAGCTTCCTTCATCCTCCTGCCGGACGAGCGAATGGACCTGTACCTGTTCCTGAAAGCCGTGATCCTTGGCCTCGTGGAAGGCGCCACGGAGTTCATCCCCGTATCCTCCACCGGGCACCTGATCCTCTTTCAGGACTGGCTCAACTTCGAGGGGAAGAAGCAGAACGCGTTCATCATCTTCATCCAGCTCGGCGCCATCCTGGCCGTGGTGTGGGTGTACCGCGAGAAGATCGTGGAGGTGCTGCGGACGTGGCGCACCCCCAGGTCGCGCGGCCTCATGATCAACCTGGTCGTCGCGACCATTCCCGCCGTGGTGATCGGCGTGCCCACGGAGAAGTGGATCGAGGCGCGGCTGTTCAAGCCCTTTCCCGTGGCGCTGGCGCTGGTGGTGGGCGGCATCGCGATCCTGCTGGTGGAGCGCTACTTCCGCACGCCCACGGTGGAGTCGGTGGACGACATCCCGCTGCGCAAGGCGCTGGGGGTGGGGCTCTTCCAGGTGCTGGCGATGCTCTGGCCGGGGTTCTCGCGCTCGGGCGCGACCATCATGGGCGGGCTGGGGCTGGGCCTGTCGCGCACGGCGGCCACGGAGTTCTCCTTCTTCATGGCGATCCCGGCGATGCTGGGCGCGTCCGTCATCAAGATGGGCGACATCATGGACGTGGC
This genomic window from Longimicrobium sp. contains:
- a CDS encoding undecaprenyl-diphosphate phosphatase, whose translation is MDLYLFLKAVILGLVEGATEFIPVSSTGHLILFQDWLNFEGKKQNAFIIFIQLGAILAVVWVYREKIVEVLRTWRTPRSRGLMINLVVATIPAVVIGVPTEKWIEARLFKPFPVALALVVGGIAILLVERYFRTPTVESVDDIPLRKALGVGLFQVLAMLWPGFSRSGATIMGGLGLGLSRTAATEFSFFMAIPAMLGASVIKMGDIMDVATKADVPVFATGFIVAFISALVVIRGLLSYVSRNDFKPFAWYRIAIGIVLIAWYWNGSGGA